One Acidobacteriota bacterium DNA segment encodes these proteins:
- the scpB gene encoding SMC-Scp complex subunit ScpB — protein MEKGELKGIIEALIFVSPKPVSLKEISEVLPDEGIKEIRSAIEELSAEYKERGGGLLLVEVAGGYQLITRPEYDPYIRKLLTERREVRLSQAALETLAVIAYRQPISTPEISAIRGVDVSGPLKSLLAKKLIRIIGRKDAPGRPFLYGTTKEFLLRFGLRDLSELPRLEEFEEFLPEDERESEATSSPDEGKTE, from the coding sequence ATGGAAAAAGGAGAGCTTAAGGGGATAATTGAAGCGCTTATCTTTGTATCCCCAAAGCCCGTTTCCCTTAAGGAGATATCCGAGGTCCTTCCCGATGAGGGGATAAAAGAGATAAGGAGTGCTATCGAGGAGCTTTCCGCCGAGTATAAGGAAAGGGGTGGAGGTCTTCTCCTCGTCGAGGTAGCCGGGGGATATCAGTTGATCACCCGTCCTGAGTACGATCCTTATATAAGGAAGCTCCTCACCGAGAGGAGGGAGGTTAGGCTTTCCCAGGCAGCACTTGAAACGCTCGCGGTGATCGCCTATCGTCAGCCGATATCCACCCCCGAGATATCGGCTATCCGGGGAGTCGATGTGAGCGGCCCTCTGAAAAGCCTATTGGCGAAGAAGCTCATCAGGATAATTGGAAGGAAGGATGCACCGGGAAGGCCCTTTTTATATGGCACTACCAAGGAGTTTCTCCTCCGCTTTGGGCTCCGCGATCTCTCCGAGCTCCCCCGGTTAGAGGAGTTTGAGGAGTTTTTACCTGAGGATGAGAGGGAAAGTGAGGCTACATCTTCTCCCGATGAAGGAAAGACTGAATAA
- a CDS encoding segregation/condensation protein A, whose protein sequence is MTSSEVPYKVRIPVFEGPLDLLLHLVRKREIEVWEIPIAEITKEYLEYLDLMRELNLEVASEFLLMAATLVYIKSKMLLPATSEEKEEIEELKEELVSQLIEHQRFREAASFLKEREEFWSKCWQRETEATPESEVLLEADLFDLLSAFKRLLAPKEEVEAEVIERDELTVEERLKEILSLLSELAPLTFSELFKSEGRKAMFVTFLAILEAIRLKLIVAYQKEPFGEIFIYPSSVKPEELSW, encoded by the coding sequence ATGACATCATCCGAGGTCCCCTACAAGGTAAGAATACCGGTATTTGAGGGACCGCTTGATCTCCTCCTCCACCTGGTCAGGAAGAGGGAGATAGAAGTCTGGGAGATACCGATAGCGGAGATAACGAAGGAGTATCTCGAGTACCTTGATCTGATGCGGGAGTTGAACCTTGAGGTTGCAAGTGAATTTCTTCTGATGGCAGCAACCCTTGTTTACATCAAATCCAAGATGCTCCTTCCGGCAACGAGCGAAGAGAAGGAAGAGATAGAGGAACTGAAGGAGGAGCTTGTCTCTCAGCTCATCGAGCATCAGCGTTTCCGCGAGGCGGCTTCTTTCCTCAAGGAGAGGGAGGAGTTCTGGTCCAAGTGCTGGCAGAGGGAGACCGAAGCTACCCCTGAGAGTGAAGTCCTTTTAGAGGCAGATCTATTCGATCTCCTTTCCGCCTTCAAGAGACTCCTTGCTCCGAAGGAAGAAGTGGAAGCCGAGGTGATCGAGCGTGATGAGCTGACGGTGGAGGAAAGGCTGAAGGAGATCCTCAGTCTTCTTTCTGAGCTTGCTCCTCTCACTTTCAGTGAGCTATTCAAGAGTGAGGGAAGAAAGGCGATGTTCGTCACCTTCCTTGCCATACTCGAGGCGATAAGGCTCAAGTTGATAGTGGCATATCAGAAAGAGCCATTTGGGGAGATATTCATCTACCCGAGCTCGGTCAAGCCGGAGGAATTGAGCTGGTGA